A region of the Microcystis aeruginosa FD4 genome:
GCTTGCTGAATAAATCTAAAAACTTTGTTGGATAAGGCTTTTAGACTTTTTTGAAATCCAAAAGTGCCGGACCTGGGGGTGATCGGGGGTAAAATTCAGGTACTTTTTCCCTGAAAATTAGGTAACTGACTACCTCAAAATCGGTAAAACCCTACACCCTACACCCCATACCCCACACCCTGCCCCCACGAAAAACTTTTTCAGCAGACCCTAAATAGACGGATGAAACCCGATAAAATCATCATCGGTTGGCGAGAATGGCTCGATTTACCCGATTTAGGCATTACCAAAATTAAGGCCAAGATTGATACAGGCGCTCGCTCCTCGGCCCTACACGCTTTTCATCTCCATACTTTTCGAGATGGCGATCGCGATTGGCTGCGCTTTCAAGTTCATCCCTACCAAAAAGATAGTCACCACACTGTCACCACTACCGCAGAAATCCTCGAATGGCGACAGGTAAAAAATTCCGGGGGTCAAAGTCAACTACGTCCCGTCATCAGAACAAGTGTATTACTTGGCGGCCGTCAATGGCCGATCGAATTAACCTTGACTAATCGCGATGTCATGGGTTTTCGGATGTTATTAGGACGAGAAGCACTGAAAAAAGGCTTTCTTGTCCATCCGAATAGGTCTTTTTTACTGAGTTAAGCTTCTGGAGAGTTATCAGATGTGAGTTTTTAGTTCACTGTTTACTGTTTACTGATCACTGAAAAGGCTTTTCTGGGAAGTGGGGAATTAGGGAAGTAGGGAGTGGGTTTTTAAAGTTCGATTGCAGGGTAATCGCACTATTAAAAACAGATTTGGTATTATTATCTATCTAAATTCTTGGAGCTTGTTGCTGTATAATTGTAATGACTGACCCCGCTTTTCATCTGAACTATGCCTATTCCCGATTTTCAATCGATTATGTTGCCGCTATTAAAAATACTTGCAGATGGCAAAGTTTATAAATATCGAGAAATTCTTGAAGCTTTGGTCAGAGAGTTTCAAGTCACGGAAGCGGAAAGAAAAGAAATGGTTCCCAGTGGTCAACAAGAAATTTTTGCCAATCGAGTCGGTTGGGCAAAAACCTATTTAAAGAAAGCAGGATTAATTGAGTCACCCCAAAGGGCAACTTTTGTAATTTCTGAGAAAGGAAAAGAAATCTTATCTCAAAATCCTGCTCGAATTGATACAAAATTTCTGAGACAGTTTCCCGAATTTCAAGAATTCAATCGAGTCAATAAGCAAAATGAAACTATTACTCTTGACAGCAATTTATCAGCTTCT
Encoded here:
- a CDS encoding ATP-dependent zinc protease family protein, coding for MKPDKIIIGWREWLDLPDLGITKIKAKIDTGARSSALHAFHLHTFRDGDRDWLRFQVHPYQKDSHHTVTTTAEILEWRQVKNSGGQSQLRPVIRTSVLLGGRQWPIELTLTNRDVMGFRMLLGREALKKGFLVHPNRSFLLS